A portion of the Oreochromis niloticus isolate F11D_XX linkage group LG10, O_niloticus_UMD_NMBU, whole genome shotgun sequence genome contains these proteins:
- the postna gene encoding periostin isoform X1 → MHQLLVVTLLLVAFCSLETTAFSAYDKIVTHSRIRARDQGPNVCALQQVTGTKKKYFSTCRNWYKRSICGKNTMVVYECCPGYMKLEGTKGCTAVAPIDHVYGTLGFVKATTTQQYAEVSKLRNEIEGKGAFTLFAPSNDAWDELDPAQRSALENNVNIELYNALHYHMVNHRVLTKDMKNGMTVSSMYNEEGLHFNHYPNGVVTVNCARILHANQLATNGVVHVIDRVIKAVGNTIKDHLEFNEDLSSFSAMALASDVMDKLGEPGQYTLFAPTNDAFDKMNPDYLENIMEDPAVVKALVNYHLLKSVQCAEAIMVGSIYETAEGSNIEIGCDGDSLTVNGIKMVLKKDIVATNGVIHLIDQMLIPDSAKEVKSLLETSQSTFSRKLSELGLAESLGPKTEYTLLAPFNSAFTSEMTSMDTNMLRLILENHILKIKMKLSELYNEQTVETIAGKLLRVFIYRTAVCIENTCMVRGSKEGSNGMLHSVRSLIKPPEKTIYELLIADGRFKKFLSLMETAGLYDLLKQEGSYTVFAPTDDAFVDLSKEDMALLRSDLTVLRNILLYHFSNGTFINGGLEGGVTNLLKTFQGKNLQVKSVNNSILVNSVGVPNSDLMATNGVIHIVKNVLYPGDLPVGRQDLLILLRKLIKYIQIKFVSGFSYTEIPLTFIKRTITTTTHYVEVPQSTVIRNVTRVISVEPSITTVKRVIEGDPSLLEDIKRNFSITTQIIEGDPSLTEVTRVIEQDSAVSKVTRVIKGKPAQTKVTRVIEGKPAQTKVTRVIEGKPAQTKVTRVIEGKPTQTKVTRVIEGQPPITKVTRVIDGANVGGEGSTGGARHTTANEPQIIEGPDFSRITTIHGDPSLIDEESERISRIIKEGGRFAAARKAPAGMKRRARLVRRHHKRRE, encoded by the exons TATGGTTGTATATGAATGCTGTCCAGGTTATATGAAACTGGAGGGTACGAAAGGATGCACTGCAG TGGCTCCCATTGACCATGTGTATGGTACACTGGGCTTTGTCAAGGCTACAACCACACAGCAATATGCTGAAGTCTCTAAACTGAGAAATGAAATTGAGGGAAAAGGCGCCTTCACCTTGTTTGCACCTAGCAATGATGCCTGGGATGAGCTGGACCCT GCTCAACGATCTGCACTAGAGAACAATGTGAACATTGAACTCTACAACGCTCTGCATTACCACATGGTAAACCACCGTGTCCTCACCAAAGACATGAAGAATGGCATGACTGTCAGTTCCATGTACAATGAAGAGGGGCTGCACTTCAACCACTACCCAAATGGG GTTGTTACAGTGAACTGTGCCAGGATTCTCCATGCTAACCAGCTGGCCACAAATGGTGTGGTGCACGTCATCGATCGGGTAATCAAGGCCGTGGGGAACACCATCAAGGATCACTTGGAGTTCAATGAAGACCTTTCCTCTTTTAGT GCTATGGCATTAGCTTCCGATGTGATGGACAAGCTGGGTGAGCCTGGCCAGTACACTTTGTTTGCTCCAACTAATGACGCCTTTGACAAAATGAACCCAGACTACTTGGAGAATATCATGGAAGACCCGGCTGTTGTTAAAG CCCTGGTGAACTACCACCTGTTAAAGAGTGTCCAGTGTGCAGAAGCAATCATGGTAGGATCGATCTATGAGACGGCAGAAGGCAGCAACATAGAGATTGGCTGTGACGGCGACAGTCTGACTGTGAACGGCATCAAGATGGTGCTGAAGAAGGACATTGTAGCGACCAATGGCGTCATCCACCTGATAGACCAGATGCTGATCCCAGACTCAG CCAAGGAAGTGAAATCGTTACTAGAAACCTCCCAGAGCACTTTCAGCAGGAAGTTGTCTGAACTGGGCTTAGCTGAATCCCTGGGTCCAAAGACAGAGTACACCCTCCTAGCTCCTTTCAACAGTGCCTTCACTA GTGAAATGACGTCAATGGACACAAACATGCTGAGACTCATTTTGGAAAACCACATCTTgaagataaaaatgaaactgagtGAGCTGTACAACGAACAGACGGTGGAAACAATCGCTGGCAAACTGCTACGAGTCTTCATTTACCGCACT GCTGTGTGCATAGAAAACACATGTATGGTGCGTGGCAGTAAGGAGGGGAGCAATGGGATGCTCCATTCTGTGAGGTCTCTAATCAAACCACCTGAGAAAACTATCTATGAGCTCCTGATTGCTGACGGACGTTTCAA GAAATTCCTGTCGTTAATGGAAACAGCAGGTCTGTATGATCTGTTAAAGCAGGAAGGCTCTTACACCGTCTTTGCACCAACGGACGATGCCTTTGTCGACCTCAGCAAGGAAGACATGGCTCTGCTCAGAA GTGATCTAACTGTTCTGAGAAACATCCTGCTGTACCACTTCAGTAATGGTACCTTCATCAATGGAGGATTAGAGGGAGGAGTTACCAATCTGCTCAAAACCTTCCAGGGCAAGAACCTGCAAGTTAAATCT GTAAACAACTCTATCCTTGTCAACTCTGTGGGTGTGCCAAACAGTGACTTGATGGCAACAAACGGTGTGATCCATATAGTGAAGAATGTTCTTTATCCTGGGG ACCTTCCTGTGGGCCGTCAGGACCTCCTGATCCTCCTGAGGAAGCTGATTAAGTACATTCAGATAAAG tttgtcTCTGGATTTTCTTACACTGAGATCCCACTCACCTTCATCA AAAGGACTATCACAACAACTACTCATTATGTTGAAG TTCCTCAGTCAACGGTGATCCGCAACGTTACCAGGGTTATTTCAGTGGAACCATCTATCACTACCGTAAAAAGAGTCATCGAAGGGGACCCTTCACTTTTGGAAGACATCAAAAGGAACTTTTCAATTACTACCCAGATCATCGAAGGGGACCCTTCACTTACCGAAGTCACCAGAGTCATAgaacaggactctgcagtttccAAAGTCACCAGGGTCATCAAAGGGAAGCCTGCACAGACCAAAGTCACCAGGGTCATTGAAGGGAAGCCTGCACAGACCAAAGTCACCAGGGTCATTGAAGGGAAGCCTGCACAGACCAAAGTCACCAGGGTCATTGAAGGGAAGCCTACACAGACCAAAGTCACCAGGGTCATTGAAGGACAGCCTCCCATTACCAAAGTTACAAGAGTTATTGATG GTGCCAATGTTGGTGGAGAAGGCAGCACAG GTGGAGCCAGACACACCACGGCGAACGAGCCTCAGATCATTGAGG GCCCAGACTTTTCCAGGATCACTACAATCCACGGAGACCCAAGTCTGATCGATGAGGAGTCTGAGAGAATTAGCAGAATCATCAAAG AAGGAGGTAGATTTGCTGCTGCCAGGAAAGCTCCAG CTGGAATGAAGAGGCGGGCAAGGCTGGTCAGGCGTCACCATAAGCGAAGGGAGTGA
- the postna gene encoding periostin isoform X2, with protein sequence MHQLLVVTLLLVAFCSLETTAFSAYDKIVTHSRIRARDQGPNVCALQQVTGTKKKYFSTCRNWYKRSICGKNTMVVYECCPGYMKLEGTKGCTAVAPIDHVYGTLGFVKATTTQQYAEVSKLRNEIEGKGAFTLFAPSNDAWDELDPAQRSALENNVNIELYNALHYHMVNHRVLTKDMKNGMTVSSMYNEEGLHFNHYPNGVVTVNCARILHANQLATNGVVHVIDRVIKAVGNTIKDHLEFNEDLSSFSAMALASDVMDKLGEPGQYTLFAPTNDAFDKMNPDYLENIMEDPAVVKALVNYHLLKSVQCAEAIMVGSIYETAEGSNIEIGCDGDSLTVNGIKMVLKKDIVATNGVIHLIDQMLIPDSAKEVKSLLETSQSTFSRKLSELGLAESLGPKTEYTLLAPFNSAFTSEMTSMDTNMLRLILENHILKIKMKLSELYNEQTVETIAGKLLRVFIYRTAVCIENTCMVRGSKEGSNGMLHSVRSLIKPPEKTIYELLIADGRFKKFLSLMETAGLYDLLKQEGSYTVFAPTDDAFVDLSKEDMALLRSDLTVLRNILLYHFSNGTFINGGLEGGVTNLLKTFQGKNLQVKSVNNSILVNSVGVPNSDLMATNGVIHIVKNVLYPGDLPVGRQDLLILLRKLIKYIQIKFVSGFSYTEIPLTFIKRTITTTTHYVEVPQSTVIRNVTRVISVEPSITTVKRVIEGDPSLLEDIKRNFSITTQIIEGDPSLTEVTRVIEQDSAVSKVTRVIKGKPAQTKVTRVIEGKPAQTKVTRVIEGKPTQTKVTRVIEGQPPITKVTRVIDGANVGGEGSTGGARHTTANEPQIIEGPDFSRITTIHGDPSLIDEESERISRIIKEGGRFAAARKAPAGMKRRARLVRRHHKRRE encoded by the exons TATGGTTGTATATGAATGCTGTCCAGGTTATATGAAACTGGAGGGTACGAAAGGATGCACTGCAG TGGCTCCCATTGACCATGTGTATGGTACACTGGGCTTTGTCAAGGCTACAACCACACAGCAATATGCTGAAGTCTCTAAACTGAGAAATGAAATTGAGGGAAAAGGCGCCTTCACCTTGTTTGCACCTAGCAATGATGCCTGGGATGAGCTGGACCCT GCTCAACGATCTGCACTAGAGAACAATGTGAACATTGAACTCTACAACGCTCTGCATTACCACATGGTAAACCACCGTGTCCTCACCAAAGACATGAAGAATGGCATGACTGTCAGTTCCATGTACAATGAAGAGGGGCTGCACTTCAACCACTACCCAAATGGG GTTGTTACAGTGAACTGTGCCAGGATTCTCCATGCTAACCAGCTGGCCACAAATGGTGTGGTGCACGTCATCGATCGGGTAATCAAGGCCGTGGGGAACACCATCAAGGATCACTTGGAGTTCAATGAAGACCTTTCCTCTTTTAGT GCTATGGCATTAGCTTCCGATGTGATGGACAAGCTGGGTGAGCCTGGCCAGTACACTTTGTTTGCTCCAACTAATGACGCCTTTGACAAAATGAACCCAGACTACTTGGAGAATATCATGGAAGACCCGGCTGTTGTTAAAG CCCTGGTGAACTACCACCTGTTAAAGAGTGTCCAGTGTGCAGAAGCAATCATGGTAGGATCGATCTATGAGACGGCAGAAGGCAGCAACATAGAGATTGGCTGTGACGGCGACAGTCTGACTGTGAACGGCATCAAGATGGTGCTGAAGAAGGACATTGTAGCGACCAATGGCGTCATCCACCTGATAGACCAGATGCTGATCCCAGACTCAG CCAAGGAAGTGAAATCGTTACTAGAAACCTCCCAGAGCACTTTCAGCAGGAAGTTGTCTGAACTGGGCTTAGCTGAATCCCTGGGTCCAAAGACAGAGTACACCCTCCTAGCTCCTTTCAACAGTGCCTTCACTA GTGAAATGACGTCAATGGACACAAACATGCTGAGACTCATTTTGGAAAACCACATCTTgaagataaaaatgaaactgagtGAGCTGTACAACGAACAGACGGTGGAAACAATCGCTGGCAAACTGCTACGAGTCTTCATTTACCGCACT GCTGTGTGCATAGAAAACACATGTATGGTGCGTGGCAGTAAGGAGGGGAGCAATGGGATGCTCCATTCTGTGAGGTCTCTAATCAAACCACCTGAGAAAACTATCTATGAGCTCCTGATTGCTGACGGACGTTTCAA GAAATTCCTGTCGTTAATGGAAACAGCAGGTCTGTATGATCTGTTAAAGCAGGAAGGCTCTTACACCGTCTTTGCACCAACGGACGATGCCTTTGTCGACCTCAGCAAGGAAGACATGGCTCTGCTCAGAA GTGATCTAACTGTTCTGAGAAACATCCTGCTGTACCACTTCAGTAATGGTACCTTCATCAATGGAGGATTAGAGGGAGGAGTTACCAATCTGCTCAAAACCTTCCAGGGCAAGAACCTGCAAGTTAAATCT GTAAACAACTCTATCCTTGTCAACTCTGTGGGTGTGCCAAACAGTGACTTGATGGCAACAAACGGTGTGATCCATATAGTGAAGAATGTTCTTTATCCTGGGG ACCTTCCTGTGGGCCGTCAGGACCTCCTGATCCTCCTGAGGAAGCTGATTAAGTACATTCAGATAAAG tttgtcTCTGGATTTTCTTACACTGAGATCCCACTCACCTTCATCA AAAGGACTATCACAACAACTACTCATTATGTTGAAG TTCCTCAGTCAACGGTGATCCGCAACGTTACCAGGGTTATTTCAGTGGAACCATCTATCACTACCGTAAAAAGAGTCATCGAAGGGGACCCTTCACTTTTGGAAGACATCAAAAGGAACTTTTCAATTACTACCCAGATCATCGAAGGGGACCCTTCACTTACCGAAGTCACCAGAGTCATAgaacaggactctgcagtttccAAAGTCACCAGGGTCATCAAAGGGAAGCCTGCACAGACCAAAGTCACCAGG GTCATTGAAGGGAAGCCTGCACAGACCAAAGTCACCAGGGTCATTGAAGGGAAGCCTACACAGACCAAAGTCACCAGGGTCATTGAAGGACAGCCTCCCATTACCAAAGTTACAAGAGTTATTGATG GTGCCAATGTTGGTGGAGAAGGCAGCACAG GTGGAGCCAGACACACCACGGCGAACGAGCCTCAGATCATTGAGG GCCCAGACTTTTCCAGGATCACTACAATCCACGGAGACCCAAGTCTGATCGATGAGGAGTCTGAGAGAATTAGCAGAATCATCAAAG AAGGAGGTAGATTTGCTGCTGCCAGGAAAGCTCCAG CTGGAATGAAGAGGCGGGCAAGGCTGGTCAGGCGTCACCATAAGCGAAGGGAGTGA
- the postna gene encoding periostin isoform X3 encodes MHQLLVVTLLLVAFCSLETTAFSAYDKIVTHSRIRARDQGPNVCALQQVTGTKKKYFSTCRNWYKRSICGKNTMVVYECCPGYMKLEGTKGCTAVAPIDHVYGTLGFVKATTTQQYAEVSKLRNEIEGKGAFTLFAPSNDAWDELDPAQRSALENNVNIELYNALHYHMVNHRVLTKDMKNGMTVSSMYNEEGLHFNHYPNGVVTVNCARILHANQLATNGVVHVIDRVIKAVGNTIKDHLEFNEDLSSFSAMALASDVMDKLGEPGQYTLFAPTNDAFDKMNPDYLENIMEDPAVVKALVNYHLLKSVQCAEAIMVGSIYETAEGSNIEIGCDGDSLTVNGIKMVLKKDIVATNGVIHLIDQMLIPDSAKEVKSLLETSQSTFSRKLSELGLAESLGPKTEYTLLAPFNSAFTSEMTSMDTNMLRLILENHILKIKMKLSELYNEQTVETIAGKLLRVFIYRTAVCIENTCMVRGSKEGSNGMLHSVRSLIKPPEKTIYELLIADGRFKKFLSLMETAGLYDLLKQEGSYTVFAPTDDAFVDLSKEDMALLRSDLTVLRNILLYHFSNGTFINGGLEGGVTNLLKTFQGKNLQVKSVNNSILVNSVGVPNSDLMATNGVIHIVKNVLYPGDLPVGRQDLLILLRKLIKYIQIKFVSGFSYTEIPLTFIKRTITTTTHYVEVPQSTVIRNVTRVISVEPSITTVKRVIEGDPSLLEDIKRNFSITTQIIEGDPSLTEVTRVIEQDSAVSKVTRVIKGKPAQTKVTRVIEGKPAQTKVTRVIEGKPAQTKVTRVIEGKPTQTKVTRVIEGQPPITKVTRVIDGANVGGEGSTGPDFSRITTIHGDPSLIDEESERISRIIKEGGRFAAARKAPAGMKRRARLVRRHHKRRE; translated from the exons TATGGTTGTATATGAATGCTGTCCAGGTTATATGAAACTGGAGGGTACGAAAGGATGCACTGCAG TGGCTCCCATTGACCATGTGTATGGTACACTGGGCTTTGTCAAGGCTACAACCACACAGCAATATGCTGAAGTCTCTAAACTGAGAAATGAAATTGAGGGAAAAGGCGCCTTCACCTTGTTTGCACCTAGCAATGATGCCTGGGATGAGCTGGACCCT GCTCAACGATCTGCACTAGAGAACAATGTGAACATTGAACTCTACAACGCTCTGCATTACCACATGGTAAACCACCGTGTCCTCACCAAAGACATGAAGAATGGCATGACTGTCAGTTCCATGTACAATGAAGAGGGGCTGCACTTCAACCACTACCCAAATGGG GTTGTTACAGTGAACTGTGCCAGGATTCTCCATGCTAACCAGCTGGCCACAAATGGTGTGGTGCACGTCATCGATCGGGTAATCAAGGCCGTGGGGAACACCATCAAGGATCACTTGGAGTTCAATGAAGACCTTTCCTCTTTTAGT GCTATGGCATTAGCTTCCGATGTGATGGACAAGCTGGGTGAGCCTGGCCAGTACACTTTGTTTGCTCCAACTAATGACGCCTTTGACAAAATGAACCCAGACTACTTGGAGAATATCATGGAAGACCCGGCTGTTGTTAAAG CCCTGGTGAACTACCACCTGTTAAAGAGTGTCCAGTGTGCAGAAGCAATCATGGTAGGATCGATCTATGAGACGGCAGAAGGCAGCAACATAGAGATTGGCTGTGACGGCGACAGTCTGACTGTGAACGGCATCAAGATGGTGCTGAAGAAGGACATTGTAGCGACCAATGGCGTCATCCACCTGATAGACCAGATGCTGATCCCAGACTCAG CCAAGGAAGTGAAATCGTTACTAGAAACCTCCCAGAGCACTTTCAGCAGGAAGTTGTCTGAACTGGGCTTAGCTGAATCCCTGGGTCCAAAGACAGAGTACACCCTCCTAGCTCCTTTCAACAGTGCCTTCACTA GTGAAATGACGTCAATGGACACAAACATGCTGAGACTCATTTTGGAAAACCACATCTTgaagataaaaatgaaactgagtGAGCTGTACAACGAACAGACGGTGGAAACAATCGCTGGCAAACTGCTACGAGTCTTCATTTACCGCACT GCTGTGTGCATAGAAAACACATGTATGGTGCGTGGCAGTAAGGAGGGGAGCAATGGGATGCTCCATTCTGTGAGGTCTCTAATCAAACCACCTGAGAAAACTATCTATGAGCTCCTGATTGCTGACGGACGTTTCAA GAAATTCCTGTCGTTAATGGAAACAGCAGGTCTGTATGATCTGTTAAAGCAGGAAGGCTCTTACACCGTCTTTGCACCAACGGACGATGCCTTTGTCGACCTCAGCAAGGAAGACATGGCTCTGCTCAGAA GTGATCTAACTGTTCTGAGAAACATCCTGCTGTACCACTTCAGTAATGGTACCTTCATCAATGGAGGATTAGAGGGAGGAGTTACCAATCTGCTCAAAACCTTCCAGGGCAAGAACCTGCAAGTTAAATCT GTAAACAACTCTATCCTTGTCAACTCTGTGGGTGTGCCAAACAGTGACTTGATGGCAACAAACGGTGTGATCCATATAGTGAAGAATGTTCTTTATCCTGGGG ACCTTCCTGTGGGCCGTCAGGACCTCCTGATCCTCCTGAGGAAGCTGATTAAGTACATTCAGATAAAG tttgtcTCTGGATTTTCTTACACTGAGATCCCACTCACCTTCATCA AAAGGACTATCACAACAACTACTCATTATGTTGAAG TTCCTCAGTCAACGGTGATCCGCAACGTTACCAGGGTTATTTCAGTGGAACCATCTATCACTACCGTAAAAAGAGTCATCGAAGGGGACCCTTCACTTTTGGAAGACATCAAAAGGAACTTTTCAATTACTACCCAGATCATCGAAGGGGACCCTTCACTTACCGAAGTCACCAGAGTCATAgaacaggactctgcagtttccAAAGTCACCAGGGTCATCAAAGGGAAGCCTGCACAGACCAAAGTCACCAGGGTCATTGAAGGGAAGCCTGCACAGACCAAAGTCACCAGGGTCATTGAAGGGAAGCCTGCACAGACCAAAGTCACCAGGGTCATTGAAGGGAAGCCTACACAGACCAAAGTCACCAGGGTCATTGAAGGACAGCCTCCCATTACCAAAGTTACAAGAGTTATTGATG GTGCCAATGTTGGTGGAGAAGGCAGCACAG GCCCAGACTTTTCCAGGATCACTACAATCCACGGAGACCCAAGTCTGATCGATGAGGAGTCTGAGAGAATTAGCAGAATCATCAAAG AAGGAGGTAGATTTGCTGCTGCCAGGAAAGCTCCAG CTGGAATGAAGAGGCGGGCAAGGCTGGTCAGGCGTCACCATAAGCGAAGGGAGTGA